Within the Deltaproteobacteria bacterium genome, the region ACATCGCCAGGGCAAATCCGGACGCTTGGAGGCTGGTCGCCCTGACATACCAGCAACGCACGACCGCCAGGCCCGAGTCCGCGGGCAAACTCAAATCCGCTGTCAGTCGAGTGGACAGCGGTGAGGCCACCAACGTACGTGCCACCATCGCCGTACCACTCGAGGTTCATCTGCGAGACCGAGAGATCGGTCTGCCCGTTGGGCCACCACAAAGAACCGCCATCGTCCGCGAACAGTTTCACGAAGCCGCGGCCGATTTCCGCCCTGCCTGACTCAAGGACGAAATCGGTGCAGGTCGACCGAGTCAGCAGCCAGCCACCGTCTGTATTGAGCTGAAAGTTGATGACACCGCGAAACGATCTGTCGTCGGAGACAGCAAACGAAATGAATGGGCCAAATAGAGTCGAGTCCTTTGTCGAGGTGGAACACTCGATCTCATCTTGTTGATGAGACCGAGTCGCCTGACTACACGCAAAGGCGGCGCTCAATATTGCGGCGACACCGATGGCGCCCAATGGTCGCGACATCTGACTGACCTCAGCGCACTTCTGCGCAACAACTTTCCGCAAACACGACTTGATTATCGCGCAGCTCGCGTTCGCCTCAGCCTCAAGACCTGTCGCAGCCCCAGCTCACGTGCCATCGGGGATGCACCTGAATGCACAGCGGGTGGGCGCGTGCGCTCTCGCCGAATCGCGCCTCGAGATAGGTACGCGTCTTTCCGTTCTCAATGTGCCACGAGGCCACGCCATCCAAACGCAAATCGAGGATTGGCGAATCGCCGCGTGTCCACGTCAGCGAGAGCGCACCCTCACCGGGCCAGATGGTGACCAAAAGGGTTTCATCGCCAGTCTTCAGTTCGTAGCTGTTGGGTCGGTACAGCCATACCTCTTCCGCCGATGCCGAATCGGTCGTCGGCTCGACCATGAAGAGCTGGAGAAAGTCCGACTCGTGGGGGACGTCAGTGGGATTCATCTCGGCCGTCGATTACTGGCGTTGGGCGCGTGGGCAAATCGTCTCGACGATGTGATCGAAATCGCTAGCTCGTCGGTCCGAGAACGGAGCTTCGAAGGTCAGAAGAAGAACGGAATTGTCATCGCAAGCCACGATGCCTGCGAAGAAGGTGACGCCGTCGGTGGAACGAGCGTCGCCCCGCCAGAGCCGGCAATTGTTTCGAACGTACGTCGCGAGCGCCGGAGCCGTCCTTCGCAGGCCCGGGTCATCGAGTGTGCCGGTCAGAGCATCCAGCGCATTTCCGAGGAGCTTTTCGGAAATGCCCGGTCGCTCGTCAGGGGCGCCTTGACCTTGGACACTCGCGACGCTGCCAATGACTTCCTCTCCGCTGGGGCCATGAAGAATGAGCTGGCGAGCGTCTGAGTCGTCACTCCAGGAATCTGGGACCTCAAATGACAAGGTCTCCGAGAGCTTGACCATGTGATCCCCACAGCTTGCGAATTCAGACGTGCGACGCGATCGGGCTCAACTCACCTCAGCACACTTCTGCCCAAACAACCTGTCCGCAAACGAGATCAAATCATCACTCACTTGCACCTTGATCCCCGTCGCCAGCTCGGCGGTTGCCTGTCCTTCCACCTCGAGTTCGAGTGTCACCGGCAGCGGCCCGGGATTCTTCCCGAACTCATCCTTCAACTTTGCCAACTTGGCCTCATCCACCAGCTCGGCGGGTAGGGTGATGCGCAGCTTCTTGGCCCGCTTGGCCCGCACCTCGGCCAGCGTCTTGATCTCCTCGGCGATCAGCTCGGCCACCTTCTCGCCGTCGTCCATGCTCTTCACCTGGACCTTGCCCGTCACCAAAATCGGGTCATCGGTCTTCAGCATGGGCTCCCACTTGTCATAGCCATCTCGCGGCGGACGCGGCTTGCCACCCTCCGGCGGCCCACCACCGCCGCCGCCACCGGGGAAGCAGATCACGTCCACGCTCCCGCTCGTGTCCTCGAGGGTCATGAACGCCATGCGCTTGCCGCTCTTCTTCGTCACCAGCTCGCGCAGCACGGCCACCACGCCGGCCACCGTCACCTTGTCGCCCTCGCGCAGCGTCGGCACCACCGTCGTGCTCTTCGCGTAGCGCTGCAGCTCCTTCGCGTACTGATCGAGCGGGTGCCCCGACACGTAGAAGCCCATCGCCTCCTTCTCGTTCGCGAGCCGCAGCTTCTCGGGCCACTCCTCGGTTGTCCCGTAGAGCTGCTTGGTGTCGGTCTGCTGCGTGGGCGTCGACATCAGCCCGAACAGCGAGCTCTGCCCCGAGGCCTTGTCGCGCTGCGTGCCCGCGCCGTACTCGACAACCCTATCGATTGCCTCGACCAGCCGGCGCCGCGGCTGCTTCTCGAAGTCGAAGGCGCCGCTCTTGATGAGCGCCTCCAGGCACTTCTTGTTCACGCGCCGGCCGTCGACGCGCTCGCAGAAGTCGGCCATGCCCTTGAACGGACCAGACTTGCGCGCCTCGAGGATGGCCTCGATGGCCGTCTCGCCCACGCCCTTCACCGCGCCCATGCCGAAGCGGATCTTCCCGTTCACCGCGCCGAACGCGAGCTCCGACTCGTTCACGTCCGGCGGCAACACCTCGATGCCCGCCGCGCGCGACTCGCTGATGTACTTCACAACCTTGTCGGTATTGTCTTTGACCGAGGTCAGCAGCGCCGCCATGAACTCGACGCGGTAGTGCGCCTTGAGCCACGCGGTCTGGACGGTGATCAGCGCGTACGCGGCCGAGTGCGACTTGTTGAAGCCGTACTGGGCGAACTTCTCCATCAGGTCGAAGATCTCGCCGGCGATCTTGAGGTCGACCTGGCCCTTCTCGCAGCCCTCGAGGAAGCCGGCGCGCTCCTTCTGCATCACCTCGGCCTTCTTCTTGCCCATCGCGCGGCGGAGCAGGTCGGCGCGGCCCAGGCTGTAGCCGCCCAGGACCTGCGAGATCTGCATCACCTGCTCCTGGTAGACGATGACGCCGTACGTATCCTTGAGGATGGGCTCGAGCTTGGGGTGCGGGTACTTCACCTTCTCGCGGCCGTGCTTCCGGTCGATGTACACGTCGACCATGGTGCGGCCGTCGTCGAGCTTCTGGTCGAGGGGGCCGGGGCGGTAGAGCGCGCCCGCGGCGATCACGTCCTCGAACACGCTCGGCTTCATCTTCCGGACCATCTCCGTGAAGCCGCTCGACTCCATCTGGAAGACGCCGGCCGTGTCGCCCTTGGAGATGAGCTGGTACAGCGCCTTGTCATCCATGGGGATGGTTTCGGCGGTGATCGGCGGGTCCAGCTTGTGGTTGCGATTGACGAGGTTGATCGCGTTCTGGATGACGGTGAGCGTCGTCAGGCCGAGGAAGTCGAACTTCACAAGTCCGGCAGCCTCGACCTCATCTTTTGCAAACTGTGTAACCAGGAAGTCTTCACCGCTCGGGCGATAAACCGGAACGTGATTCCACAGTGCGCCGTCTGAAATCACGATGCCGGCGGCGTGCATGCCCGCCTGTCGATTGAGTCCCTCGAGAGCGATGGCGATATCCAGGAACTGCTTGGTGTCGATGACCTTGCCGTCGATGACCGCGAGCTGCTGCGGCTTCTCGTAGAGCTCCTTGAGCCGCGGCTCGCCGGCGATACCCTTCTCGGCGTCGCCCCAGATGGCCTGCTTCAACGAAATGTTGAGGACTTCCGGAACCAGCTTGGCGATGCGGTCGCCCTCGGCGAAGGGCAGGCCCATCACGCGGACCACGTCCTTGATGACCGAGCGCGCCTTGAGCTGGCCAAAGGTGATGATCTGCCCGACGTTGTCCTTGCCGTACTTCTCGGTGACGTAGCTGATCACCTTGTGGCGGTTGTCCTGGCAGAAGTCGACGTCGAAGTCCGGCATCGACACGCGCTCCGGATTCAGGAAGCGCTCGAAGAGCAGGTTATAGGGAATCGGGTCCAAGTCTGTAATGCGCAATGAATAGGCGACGATCGATCCCGCGCCCGAGCCACGGCCGGGACCCACGGGCACGCCGTTCTTCTTCGCCCAGTTGATGAAGTCCTGGACGATGAGGAAGTAGCCGCTGAAGCCCATCTTCTGGATGACGCCAATCTCCATCTCCAGGCGCTTGCGGTACTCGTCCTTGTCGATGGGATAGCTGACGCGGCCGATGAGCTCCTTGAAGCGCTGGTCGAGGCCGTCGCGCGCGAGCTTGGCCATGTACTCGTCGGAGCTCACGCCCTCCGGCACCTTGAAGGTGGGGAGCATGGGCTTGTTGAGCTGGAGCTCGACGTTGCACTGCTCGCCGATGAGCACGGAGTTGTGCACGGCCTCGGGGATGTCCGCGAAGTCGCGCATCAGGTCGTCGGGCGTCTTCAAGTAGAGCTGGTCGGTCTCGTGCTTGAGCCGCTTGGCGTCCTCGAGCTTCTTGCCCGAGGCGATGCACATGAGGATCTCGTGCGCGGCCGCGTCCTCGCGCTTGAGGTAGTGCGAGTCGGCGGTGGCGCAGAGCTCGATGCCGGTGTCGCGGCCGAGCTGCTTGAGGTTGTCGTTGGCGATCTTCTGCTCGCCGAGGCCGTTGCCCTGCACCTCGAGGAAGAAGTGGCCGGGCTCGAAGATCTCCTTGAACTCGAGCGCGGCCTTCTTCGCGTGGTCCATGTCGTTGCGCGCGGCGGCGCCGGTGACCTCGCCGGCGAGGCACGCGGAGAGCGCGAAGAGGCCCTCGCTGTGCTGCTTCAAGAGCTGCTTGTCGACGCGCGGGTGGTAGTACATCCCGTCCATGTACGCGTAGGACGAGAGCGTCCGGAGGTTCTTGTAACCGACGTCGTTCTTGGCGAGCAGGATGAGGTGGTTGGCCACGCGCTCGCTGCGATCGGTGCGGCCCTTGGGACCTGCGACGTAGGCCTCGTAGCCGAGGATGGGCTTGATGCCCGCCTCCTTGGCCTTCTTGTAGAAGTCGATGGTGCCGAACATGTTGCCGTGGTCGGTCACGGCCACGCTCTTCATGCCCGCGGCCTGGACCCCTTTGATGAGGTCCTTCATGCGGATGGCGCCGTCCAGGAGGCTGTAGAGCGTGTGCAGGTGGAGGTGGACGAAGTCGGCCATGGCGCGTCCGGGCAGGAGGGCGGCCCTCGGCAAGCGAGGGTGAATCCCTCTTACTACGCGATGGGTCTGACAGGATCAGGAGGGCGTGGAACGGGTGTTTCACGCGGTTCTGGGCGGAGAACGGCGGGCAGTCGATTCAGGCTTCCGGCGGCTTGGGCGAGGTGAACCAGAGTCGGCTCGCCAAGATCAGCGCGTAGGGCGCGCGGATCGCAGTCACGAGGGACATGAAACCCGCGACGGAGAGGTTCAAGAGCAGCCGTGAACCACGATCTGGGTTGCAGGTCACTTGGTAGAAGTGCGTGGCCTCCAGGCGATGGCCGATCAACCGCCAGGCCCCGCTGCCAACGAGAAATGCCGCGACCGCGAGCACGAACGTCCAAAGCCGCCGTCCCCGGGTCCAAGCGATGAGCTCCGACCATCCGAGCGGCCCACGAATTTACCAGCGCCGCTCCCACCAGGAGCAGGAGCGCCTTCGGGACCACCTCAATGGCGGAGGCAACGATCATGAGTCGGTTGCTCGGAGTGCCGTTTTCGAGTTCGAGCCCGCTCCCCAGGAGGAGCCCAAACGGCAGGAAGAGCGCCAGGGTGGTCACCATCGACACCAGAATGGCCACGAGCATTCGCGCGATCGTGCCTGCGCTGGGTCTGATGAGTCCTGGAATCGCAAAGCTGGTAGCGACGCACGCGATGAGTGGGCTGGTGAAGTCCCAGAACTGCTGGGCTCCCTGGAGCACGAACCAAGGAACCAGTCGGTCTCCCTTCGAGGGCCAGCCGAGCGGTCCGTCGTCGTCGAGGACGTTCGTCACGAGACCGCCGACAATCGCGTACGCCGCGAGAAAGGGCAGTGCCTGTCCGTAGAGCACGAGCCCCTTTCGGCAGAGCTCCGCGAACGATGAGGCGCTTGGAAGAAGCGAGACGTACTCGCGCCCCTTGCAGGCTGAGCACAGAAACGGCGTGCGGCCCGCGCTGCACTCGCCGCACACGAACCGTCAGCATCGCGCGCACGTCCCAACGGCCTCCCGCTCGGGATGCTCGGGACATCGAGCAGCTTCCGCCTTGGCCGCTTCCGTCGTCATGCCGCGCGTCCGCCTGGCTGCTGCGCCTTGGGTTGCTCGTTGAACCGCGCCGCTCGAAGACCGCCGTAGATGGCGACGCTGATGGCCACCGAGGCCACGCTCCCAAGCTCCATCGCGGCATTGAGCAGGAGGTTGAGAGCGTGTGCGACGAGTCCTGGGTGCCACATGCCGTCGCGCAGCAGGTCTGCCGGAATGGTGCCGATCACCATCGCCACCAACCACACCAGGAAGCCGACCGACTGGAGCGCGAAGACCGACCACAGTCTGCCCTCGGAGAGCTGTCGGGCGCGCGCGAGCGGCTTGCCCACAGAAGGTTCGAGCAGGGCCACGGGTACGGCGACACCGTAGCGTGCCCAGTCGATGAGGCCAGGAACGGCGAGGAGGCGAAGCCCCCAGACCACCGCGTACGCCATGCGCACCCAGGTGCCGATGATTCGCCCTGCGAGGGCTCTGACGATGCGGATGGCAGACGTGATGGACAACGGAGCGCCGCGCCCGACCGAGCAGATGAGGACGAGCTCGACGCTCTGGGTGAGGATGCCCACCAGCACGACGAGGACGAGCGTCGCTGCATCCACGGCCCAGTGGCTGGCGTGGAGCGACGCGGCGCCGATGAACACGATGCCGCGCAGGAGCCCGGACACGAGCGCAACGGGAATCACCAGATGCAAGGCGCCCGTGAGCAAGCGGCTGGCGGAGCTCATCCCCGAGGTGAAGGTGAGCGGCGGCGAGCCAAAGGTGAGGGCGTCGATCTGAGCGGCTCGACAGCCTGGGCAAAGGATGGGCTTCTTCTCGGCGACACAGGCCTCGCAGACGAACCGGCCACACCGCGCGCACGTCCCCACGGCCTCCCGCTCGGGATGCTCGGGACAGCGCGCCTGCAGAGCCGGGACGGTCACGTCGTCCCACGCTGTCGAGCCGCGGCCACCAGCCCCGTGTACATCCCGTAGCCGAGCAGGGCCGCGTACGCCGCGGCGGTCCACTGCAGCGCGTAGAGCCCCGCCGCCAGCGTGAAGGCCGGCACGTGGCCAGAGAGCAGGGGAGCCAGCGCGTGGCGGACGCTCGGGAGGCCGAAGATGAGCGCCACCTGCATGAGCCCCAGCGCGAGCGTCTTGCCCCGATTCCCTTTCGAGAGCTCGACGGCCCGCAGCGCCGCCTTCGACCCGGGCTCGAACACGGCCACCGCCGGCGCGACGGCGAAGTGCGAGAGCACCATCAAGCCTGGCGCGACGAGCAGGACCAGCCCCAGCGCGGCGACCACGCCCAGGAAGATCATGGCGGTGAGGGCCGTGTCCGCGAGCTTGGCGGTCTCTTGCAGGCAGAAGAGGACCTTGGGCTCGTGGCCCGCTCGACGCTCCCGCGCGAGGCACATCACGTACACGGCGAACACCGCTCCGGTGAGCAGCTCCATGACCCGGGTCACCACCGGGACGGCCAGGTGGCTCACGCCCAGGATCAGCGCCAGCACCAGCTGCACGCCAAACAAGATCACCATCCCGATGAGGAGCTGCGGTGCGAGCTCGGCCAGCAGCGACGCCGACTGCTTCAGCACATGAACGACGTCCAGCGGCGGCTCGTCGGCCACGACGTCCGGCTCTCGGAGCGCGCAGTCCAAGCACACCGGCGGCGAGCTGCTGGCGGCGCAGCGCTCGCAGAGTGGCTTGTGGCAGCGGCTACAAACGAGCGTCGCCACCGCGTCGGGATGTTCGGGACATCGTGGGCCGGAAGCCGCTGCCACCATCGGCCGATTCTACGTCATCGGCTCGCGGGCACCCGATCGAGCTGCCATCCCATCGGCGCATGGTCGAGCCACTCGGTCCGCTCGATCTTCGGCGGCTCGGGCGGCACCGGAACTTGATAGAGCGCCTCGAGCTTCCGCCCACGCAGGTCCGCGAGCAGCACCTCGAGCTCGGCCTTCTCGCTCTCGCTCGCGGTCTTCTTGCGCGCTTCGGCCAGCTCTTCCAGGTCGCCCAAGATGGGATGCGGATCGTGTCGTGACACGGCCTCCGCGATCGCCCGCAGCGTCGACGGCCTCGGCTCGGGTGGCAGCGCCTTGATGCACTCCGGCAGCCCGAAGACCCACATCTTGTCGCCGAGCTGCCGCTCCATCGACGGCAGCACCGCGATCAGCGCGGCCTCGGGATCCGGCGTCGCACGCACCGCGGCCCCAAGCCCCGACATCATCTCGGTCTTGCAGTCCGGCGCCAGCTGGAGCACCGCCAGCATCGACGGCAGGTGTCCCGAGGCCGTGCGCACGAACGCGTCGAGCGATTCGCAGAGCTCGTTCTTGGCGAGGTCGCGCTTGGCCAGGCGCACGAGCTCGGGCATCGCCCGATCGCCGAGCCCCAGCATGTACGCGCGCTCGAGCAGGTCGTCGCGATCGTGGAGGTCCTTGAACGGGCGCTTGCTGAACGTGCTCTGCACCAGCTTCTTCTCGCGCGGGTCGTGGTGCGCCGCGAGGATCGCGTGCATCTCGCCGAACGCGTAGGAGGAGTCGTCGCGATGCGCCCAGAGGAAGTCGAGGTCGTCGGGGCGCAGCACGATGCCCGGAGACCAATCGAGGCTGTCCTTGAGGTGCACCATCGTCCACATGTCGTGGGCGATGACCTTCTTTGCATCGAGCATGTAGCGCGCGGCCTCTTCCGACTTCGGGAACCAGCCGAAGAGCAGGCTCATCTTCGCCTCGACGACCGCCTGCGAGACCTCCTTGCTGGCTTGCGCGTCCCACTTCTCGCGGTCGCCGGGTTTCAGCTCGAAGTCGTTCAGGTCGGGGACGTCCTGGTGGAAGAAGAGCAGGAAGCTCTCGGTGTGCCAGCTCTTCACCCGGAAGCGCGTGAAGTACGCGGCGCCGGCGAGCCGCTCGGTCGGGTCGTCCGAGCCGAGCCACGCGACAGCTTGCGCCGCACAGGCTTCGTCGTAGCCGACCGCGAAGATCGGCGCGGCCGCGTTGAGGTCTTCCGAGCGGCTCGTGTTGCCCTTGCGGAACGCGGCCGCGAGCTCATGCGACCTGCCTGCGACGGCGCATGTCGTCGGGGCGGCGAGCGCCACGAGCGGCAGCAACAAGGGGAGGGCGAGCATCCATGCGCAGTCTACGGGGACCTCGAAAATCCGCGACGGACCTCGAAGGACCAGCGCGGCTCGGCGTCGCAGCCCCTTGAGATCACACGGGCTCCGCGCAGGCACGCACGTTGCTCAACATGCGCGGATGTCCCGCGTGTCGGCCCTTGGCGTCGCGTTCGTGCTCCTCGCGGGCTGCAGCAGTTCCACGCTCAAGGCGACCTCCAACTTCCCGCCCGACACGGGCTCCTTCGACGGCGGCACCACCGGCGGTGGCAACATCGACTGCCGCGACATCGACGCTGGCGCAGGCAACCTCGGCACCGGCACGGCGGTCGGCGCGTTGGGCTTTCCGGTGATGTCGGCGCAGGAGAGCACGAGCGTCTCGACGTACACGTCGAACGGCGCCGACACCTTCGCCATCCAGGTCGACTTCCGCCTCGACGCCAAGCCGCGCACGTGCACCGGCTTTCTGCCCACGGCCAACGAGAACGCCGTCGAGGCCGAAGGGACGCTCTACGGCACGCTCTTCGTCGCCGCGGGCGGACAGCTCGCGCCTGGCGACTACGGCGTGGGCAGCGACGCGAACACCAGCGCAGGCACAGCGTCGATGTGGCTCGATGTCTCGACCGATGCTGGCGCGGCGCAGTTCGCCACGAGCGGCGTGGTGCGATTGCTCGAGGTCGAGGCGTGCAGCTTCAGCGGCGTCTACGACATCGTGCTCGGTGCGCCGGATGGCGGAGCGGGCGAAGAGCTCTCGGGGACGTTCGAGCCGGTGTTTTGTCCCTAGGCTCCAGCCCTTCGCGACGCCCCATCCCCCCAGCCCCTTCCCCGTCTCACGCGGGGAAGGGGAGTCTGATTTGTGATCAAAACGTTAACACCCAATTGGACCCCTCCTCCCCGCGTGAGACTGGGAGGAGGTCGGGAGGTGGGGGGTCAGCAGGCCGAAGCCTTCTCCAGCTCCTCCAACCCATGCAGCAGCGCCATCCGCACCACGAGCTCGCGCGTGAAGCGCAGATGCAGCCCGAGATCCTGGTGCTGCATGCGCTCCACGAGCGCGTCCACCCGACGCATCAGCTCTCCCGAGAGCTCGACCGTCGCTCGCTCCTGCTGCTGCACCAGCTCTTCGAATTCCATGTTCGACCCCGCGCGCCCCGGCTCGCTCACGGTAGCCACGGACTCGCGAGGGGGAAGCCCTCACTTCTTCAGCGCGCGATCGAGCTTGGCGAAGGCAGTCAACAACAGCTGCGCCTCGCGCTCGCTGGGCTGGGCACGATCGAGCAGCCGACGGAGCTCGTCGAGGATGTCTTCCGGATTCTGCGGATTGAGAAACCCCGCCTGGAGCAACGCTTTCTGCATCGAGCCGAACAGCGCCTCCATGCGCTCCCGGGTCGCCAGCGTCGTGGCTGCAGCCGGCGCCAACTCCGGCGCGGCGAGCTTGCCAATCTCGTACGCGATGATCGCCGCGGACTGCGCGACATTGATCGACGGCTGCGGCGGCTGCGAGGGCAGGGTGACCACCGCCTGACAGAGATCGAGCTCGGCGTCGGAGAGCCCGCGCTTCTCGCTTCCGAAGAGCACCGCCACCGGCCCGCGTTGACGCTCTTCGTGGAGGCGCTTCGCGAGCTGCTCGCCATTCAGTGACGGTCGGTCGGGCAAGGTGCGCGACGTCGTCCCGGCGACGAAGACGTACGGCCCCAGCGCCGGCGGGAGCTCGCGCTCCACGCGCATGCGATCGAGCAGATCGGCACTCTTCACCGCGAGCTTCTCGGCTTCGCCGAATGCGTAGGTGAGCGGCGCCGCGAGCACCAGATCGGTGACGCCGAAGTTCTTCATCGCCCGCGCGATGGAGCCCAGGTTCTCCGGGCTGCGCAGCTCGTGGAAGACGAAGGCGACGGGATGCATGGCGGGCAGCTTAGTTTGGTCGGCGCTGGGAAGCGCCTCCCACAGACTCACTTTCTCGATTTGGTTGGGAAATCACTGGGAGAACTGAGGTTGTGGGAGGCGCTTCCCAGCGCCGACTCCCCTCGACTTGGGTGCCGCCCCTTCCCTCGCGCTCCAAGCGACCTAGCTTTTCCTTGGGGGATCGCTTGGACACCGTCCCGACGTTGGCAGTGCCCGTCTCGCCGCCCGTGCGCGCCCGCGAAGCGCGCGTCGACGTGCGCACGCCGCTTCGCGTGCTCGCCGTCCTTCCGGCCGTGCCCTTCCCGAGCAACTCCGGCGGCCTGCTGCGCTCACTCACCCAGCTTCGCTCCCTCGACGCCCACTTCCAGCTCACCGTGCTCGCGCTCCAGCGCCCGCTGCAGGACGCCGAGGCGCTTCGACGCTCGCTCACCGCGCGGGTCATCACCGTTCCCTTTCAAGCCGGCGGGCCGGAAGCCATGGCCGCCGAGCTCGGTGCGCTCACCCTGGGCAAGCCGCTCTTCTACGCGCGCTATGCGCCGCGCGCGCTCGCCCGCGCGCTCGAGGAGGCGCTGCGGAAAGAGCCCTTCGACGTCGTGCACTTCGATCACCTGCACACCGCGCAGCTCGTGCCGCTCGTCCGCAAGCTGCAGCCGCGGGCGAGGGTGGTGCTCGATCAGCACAACGTGGAGGCGCAGCTCGTGGAGCGCATGGCTCCTTTGGCCGCGCCACATCTTCGACTGGGGTTGCGCTGGCAGGCGCGGCGGCTGCGCAAGCTGGAGACCCAGATCGTGCGCGAGGTGGACGCGGTGCTCGCGTGCTCGTCGCTCGATGCGGCGCAGTTCCACAAGATGGGCGCGCGCTGTGTGGAGGTCGTGCCCAATCCCGCGACGGTGGATGTCCACACGACGGGACGGCTGCCCCGCCGCGACATCGCCTACGTGGGCTCCTTCGACTGGTGGCCGAACATCGACGCCGCGCTGGTGCTCGCCAAGGACATCTGGCCGCGCTGCGAGGGCAAGCTCCCCGACGCGCGCTTGATGATCGTGGGCCGCGATCCGCCCGAAGCCATCCTTCAGCTCGCGAGTCCACGGGTGATCGTCACCGGTCGCGTGCCGAGCGTGGGCCCGTACCTCGACGGCGCGCGTGTGGCGGCCGTTCCATTGCGTGCGGGCTCGGGCACGCGGCTGAAGATCCTCGAGGCCTGGGCGCACGGCGTGCCCGTGGTGTCGACGCCGCTCGGCGCCGAAGGCCTGCCCGTGCGCGACGGCGAGAACGTGCTCCTCGCCGAGAAGCCCGAGCACTTCGCGCGGGCGTTGTTACGTGTCTTCGAGGAGCCGTCGTTGGCGGCGCAGCTGACGGAGGGTGCGCTCCGAAGTGCGCGCGCGTATCACCCGGCGAGGATTGGGGAGCAGCTGGCGGCCTTCTATCGAGAGCGGCTCGGGTAGTCGGCGCCGGGAAGCGCCTCACAAACTCGAGTGAACCCACCAGCGGGCGAAAGAGGCCTTGTGGGAGGCGCTTCCCAGCGCCGACAGCTTGCTTGCCCGAGCGTCGTCCATCCAGGCATCAACAATTCCCACCTCTGCCATTTCACAGCCCCAGTGGTCGCCTCCCCGGCCCTCGCGCGCTCCGGGGCTCGTCCCCACCGTTTTCCCCGGAGGGAAAGGAGAGGACCATGAACATCAAAAAGACTCTGCTCGTGGCCGCCATCGCGGCCGCGGGGACGGTGGGTGCGGCGACGGCGGCGCGGGCGGCGGATGACGCCAACGTCGATCCGAACATGCAGAACCAGAACCAGCCTGGGATGAACCCCTCGGGTGCCGACCAGATGAACCAGGGCATGAAGGAC harbors:
- the dnaE gene encoding DNA polymerase III subunit alpha, producing the protein MADFVHLHLHTLYSLLDGAIRMKDLIKGVQAAGMKSVAVTDHGNMFGTIDFYKKAKEAGIKPILGYEAYVAGPKGRTDRSERVANHLILLAKNDVGYKNLRTLSSYAYMDGMYYHPRVDKQLLKQHSEGLFALSACLAGEVTGAAARNDMDHAKKAALEFKEIFEPGHFFLEVQGNGLGEQKIANDNLKQLGRDTGIELCATADSHYLKREDAAAHEILMCIASGKKLEDAKRLKHETDQLYLKTPDDLMRDFADIPEAVHNSVLIGEQCNVELQLNKPMLPTFKVPEGVSSDEYMAKLARDGLDQRFKELIGRVSYPIDKDEYRKRLEMEIGVIQKMGFSGYFLIVQDFINWAKKNGVPVGPGRGSGAGSIVAYSLRITDLDPIPYNLLFERFLNPERVSMPDFDVDFCQDNRHKVISYVTEKYGKDNVGQIITFGQLKARSVIKDVVRVMGLPFAEGDRIAKLVPEVLNISLKQAIWGDAEKGIAGEPRLKELYEKPQQLAVIDGKVIDTKQFLDIAIALEGLNRQAGMHAAGIVISDGALWNHVPVYRPSGEDFLVTQFAKDEVEAAGLVKFDFLGLTTLTVIQNAINLVNRNHKLDPPITAETIPMDDKALYQLISKGDTAGVFQMESSGFTEMVRKMKPSVFEDVIAAGALYRPGPLDQKLDDGRTMVDVYIDRKHGREKVKYPHPKLEPILKDTYGVIVYQEQVMQISQVLGGYSLGRADLLRRAMGKKKAEVMQKERAGFLEGCEKGQVDLKIAGEIFDLMEKFAQYGFNKSHSAAYALITVQTAWLKAHYRVEFMAALLTSVKDNTDKVVKYISESRAAGIEVLPPDVNESELAFGAVNGKIRFGMGAVKGVGETAIEAILEARKSGPFKGMADFCERVDGRRVNKKCLEALIKSGAFDFEKQPRRRLVEAIDRVVEYGAGTQRDKASGQSSLFGLMSTPTQQTDTKQLYGTTEEWPEKLRLANEKEAMGFYVSGHPLDQYAKELQRYAKSTTVVPTLREGDKVTVAGVVAVLRELVTKKSGKRMAFMTLEDTSGSVDVICFPGGGGGGGPPEGGKPRPPRDGYDKWEPMLKTDDPILVTGKVQVKSMDDGEKVAELIAEEIKTLAEVRAKRAKKLRITLPAELVDEAKLAKLKDEFGKNPGPLPVTLELEVEGQATAELATGIKVQVSDDLISFADRLFGQKCAEVS
- a CDS encoding B-box zinc finger protein, with the translated sequence MVAAASGPRCPEHPDAVATLVCSRCHKPLCERCAASSSPPVCLDCALREPDVVADEPPLDVVHVLKQSASLLAELAPQLLIGMVILFGVQLVLALILGVSHLAVPVVTRVMELLTGAVFAVYVMCLARERRAGHEPKVLFCLQETAKLADTALTAMIFLGVVAALGLVLLVAPGLMVLSHFAVAPAVAVFEPGSKAALRAVELSKGNRGKTLALGLMQVALIFGLPSVRHALAPLLSGHVPAFTLAAGLYALQWTAAAYAALLGYGMYTGLVAAARQRGTT
- a CDS encoding RNA methyltransferase; translation: MHPVAFVFHELRSPENLGSIARAMKNFGVTDLVLAAPLTYAFGEAEKLAVKSADLLDRMRVERELPPALGPYVFVAGTTSRTLPDRPSLNGEQLAKRLHEERQRGPVAVLFGSEKRGLSDAELDLCQAVVTLPSQPPQPSINVAQSAAIIAYEIGKLAAPELAPAAATTLATRERMEALFGSMQKALLQAGFLNPQNPEDILDELRRLLDRAQPSEREAQLLLTAFAKLDRALKK
- a CDS encoding glycosyltransferase; translation: MDTVPTLAVPVSPPVRAREARVDVRTPLRVLAVLPAVPFPSNSGGLLRSLTQLRSLDAHFQLTVLALQRPLQDAEALRRSLTARVITVPFQAGGPEAMAAELGALTLGKPLFYARYAPRALARALEEALRKEPFDVVHFDHLHTAQLVPLVRKLQPRARVVLDQHNVEAQLVERMAPLAAPHLRLGLRWQARRLRKLETQIVREVDAVLACSSLDAAQFHKMGARCVEVVPNPATVDVHTTGRLPRRDIAYVGSFDWWPNIDAALVLAKDIWPRCEGKLPDARLMIVGRDPPEAILQLASPRVIVTGRVPSVGPYLDGARVAAVPLRAGSGTRLKILEAWAHGVPVVSTPLGAEGLPVRDGENVLLAEKPEHFARALLRVFEEPSLAAQLTEGALRSARAYHPARIGEQLAAFYRERLG